From a region of the Anaeromyxobacter sp. genome:
- a CDS encoding Ig-like domain repeat protein: MTRLARTLSRAALLACALLAPLAARAQFPITESFMNATAPGWVLQGSASLTAPSIDTAGQGWLRLTPATGNQAGSAIYNTAFASTNGIAITFDYADYGGTGADGFSFYLINGTTISPTVGSNGGPLGYSGRFGGTAAQCANGTQPVTTPGVTNGYVGIGFDEFGNFSACESGYAAPGLTTHSVVIRGSGSLSTSRAFRYLTGQAVNVAPYNTTIDNVQRAAPRKVRISIVNQRITTAMDFGAGFQTIINAYNLAAAANQAALPATFKMGFSGSTGGSTNVHEIRNVRVELPANITLGQSVTPTTVSVGGTITFTITISNDNTNAALGSTLTDAFPAGLTGITWTAATAGGATVGNASGTGNLAETVNLPKGGSVTYTVTATVAAAGAGQALVNTVTLTPAPGVANLLTNTAATTITVNKMGSSTALASSANPSVFGQPVTLTATVTAVAPGSGTPTGTVTFLDGATTLGTCTLAGGSCTLASSALVVATHPITAGYGGSAAFNASTSPALSQVVNRAAAGTVVSSSQNPSVFGQPVTFTATATATAPGAGTPTGTVTFLDGATTLGTCTLAAGTCTLATSGLSVATHAITISLPASASFAASTSPALSQVVNRAAVATVVTSSQNPSVFGQPVTFTATATATAPGAGTPSGTVTFLDGATVLGTCTLTAGTCTFATSALAVATHAITISLPASTSFAASTSPALSQVVNRAAAATAVTSNQNPSVFGQPVTFTVTATATAPGAGTPSGTVTFLDGATTLGTCTLAAGTCTLATSGLSVATHAITISLPASASFAASTSPALSQVVNRAAVGAAVTSSQNPSVFGQPVTFTATATATAPGAGTPTGTVTFLDGATTLGTCTLAAGTCTLATSALSVATHAITISLPASASFAASTSPTLSQVVNRAASAAAVAVNPSPALVGEAVTLTATLAAVAPGAGTPTGTVTFLDGATVLGTCTLVAGTCTLDLATLGVGAHAITASYAGDPGFLGATSAPGLLDVSPASTSTALASSLATTTFGDPLTLTATVAVAAPGAGTPSGTVRFFSDGVPLGDAVLGPTGQAALPVAGTTLAAGVHELTASYLGDPSFLGSGSGPLSHLVVRAAATVAVVSSANPAVTGQPVTFTVSVAVPPGNPAATGTVTFTDGATVLGTCTLAAGTCTFTLATLPVGGHGVVATFGGDAGNEPASSTSLPQQVDRAATSTVVASGQNPSVFGQPVTFTATASAVAPGAGTPTGTVTFLDGAAVLGTCTLSGGTCTLATSALAVATHAITASLPASPSFAASTSASLSQVVDRAATGTVVAASPNPSVFGQSVTFTATVSAVAPGAGTPTGTVTFLDGASVLGTCALSAGTCTFATSALAVATHAVTASLPASASFAASTSPALSQVVNRAATATVVASSASPSVLGQPVTFTATVSAVAPGAGTPTGTVTLLDGATTLGTCTLSAGTCSLSTAALAVATHAITASVPASASFAASTSPALSQVVGPTATSAVVTAAPNPSVLGQPVTFTATVSAVAPGTGTPTGTVTFLDGATVLGTCTLSAGTCTFSTSALAVATHAITVSVPASPGFAASTSPALSQVVNRAATSTVVAASPNPSVFGQPVTFTATAASVAPGAGTPTGTVTFLDGASVLGTCTLSAGACSLTTSALAVATHAITASLPASADFAASTSPALSQVVNRASAATVVTASPNPSVLGQPVTFTATASAVAPGAGTPTGTVTFLDGAAVLGTCTLSAGTCTFATSALAVATHAITVSVPASASFAASTSPALSQVVNRAATSTVVASSANPSVFGEPVTFTATVSLVAPGAGTPTGTVTFLDGATVLGTCTLSAGACSLSTSALAVATHAITASVPASASFAASTSPALSQVVNRAAASTVVTASPSPSVLGQPVTFTATVSAVAPGTGTPTGTVTFLDGATVLGTCTLSAGACTFATSALAVATHAITASVPASASFAASTSPAFSQVVDRAATSTVVASSQNPTVFGQAVTFTATVSAVAPGAGTPTGTVTFLDGAATLGTCTLSAGACTFSTSALAVATHAITASLPASADFAASASPTLSQVVNRAATQVALASATNPTVFGQPATFTATVSAVAPGAGTPTGTVTFLEGAAVLGTCTLSAGACSLSTAALPVGTHALTASLAAGPEFAASTSPTHAQVVDPAATAVALATSVSPSVTGEPVTFTATVAALAPGAGTPTGTVTFLDGAAVLGSCTLSAGACTFSTAALPVGTHAITATVAASASFAASTSPALSQVVSPAATSTTLVSSLPSSTFGDPLTLTATVAVTAPGAGAPSGTVRFFADGAPLGDATLDPAGLAALPLSGTALAVGLHELTASYLGDPSFLASASGPVAQQVVRAAAALTLTSDANPALTGQPVTFTVSVAVPPGNPDASGTITFTDGATVLGTCTLSAGACTLTLATLPVGPHQIVATFEGDPSNEPGASAPLAQLVDPAATTTSLVASLSPSLFGQPVSFTATVAPVAPGAGTPTGTVTFSEGPTSLGSCSLAAGACSLVLADLPVGSHDLVATFGGDPSFALSLSPALTQVVDLAAAAVILASAPSPSVTGQPVTITITVAAVAPSSLVPGGAVTLLEGAVVLGTATLDAAGQAEVAGAVLATGVHQLTAEYAGDAGFGSATSAPLTHQVDRAPTTLALTATTGPTLAGEPVHLVAALSVPAPGAGAPTGTVTFLDGGVAVGSGLVDAAGLASVDAALPAGARHLTASYQGDAGFLPSTSPELVREVGAGASSTTLSASPAPSTYGQPVTLTATVAPLPPAGGTPTGAVTFTVDAQVVGSAPLAGGVATLVLPGGALAGGAHAATAAFGGDAALTASTSAPLALLVGPAPVELALAALPAAPVAGQPVTLTATATSAAGVPAGLVTFTAAGVVLGAAPLDGGGVATLAIGPLAVGPHPLDAALAGSATWQPAAAATVVTVARAASALALSAAPAPSAAGQEVVLTAVVTVPAPGAGTPAGEVTFTDGGALLGTAALDATGHASLATSALAVGSHALAASWPGDAALLGAGGAASHQVVEDDTTVVVTSSRNPSRRGRPVTFTAQVSAAHGLPAGAVTFTGDLGAGPVVLGTATLDAAGRATLTTRTLVKGSWTVTAGYAGDGTSAPGTGTLAPDQLVENTPPVAGAGTALALGGPAASAALATVDTSGGALDLEQGTLELWARAGWSAPGEVGPAPELARLGDAAAPRWRLGLSPDRRTVEVTLGGSSASLAAPLDDGAWHHLALVGGAERTVLFLDGAEAGSLPLPFGGAAAESLTLGQGFTGELDEVRIWSVTRSAAELAAAARRPLGGDEPGLAGLWRLDEGSGLELFDASPSALDGAIALVEPGATAPAPFAPSQAWRLRQAVSGHPMAPADAGYDADGDPLTLSIDAPASSGAASLDEAALQVGYTSAPGFAGEDSFSFALDDGDAAASYVLVVAVQAPPVCQTSTDCTGGDVCVQGTCLPEHFIDVRSGGCGCGSGGGEALALWSALALLLVGRRTRRAAAGRAP, from the coding sequence ATGACCCGTCTCGCCCGAACGCTCTCCCGCGCCGCCCTCCTCGCCTGCGCGCTGCTGGCGCCCCTCGCCGCGCGCGCCCAGTTCCCCATCACCGAGTCGTTCATGAACGCCACGGCGCCCGGCTGGGTGCTGCAGGGGAGCGCCTCGCTGACGGCGCCGTCCATCGACACGGCCGGGCAGGGCTGGCTCCGGCTCACGCCGGCCACCGGCAACCAGGCCGGCTCGGCCATCTACAACACGGCCTTCGCCTCCACCAACGGCATCGCCATCACCTTCGACTACGCCGACTACGGCGGCACCGGCGCCGACGGCTTCAGCTTCTACCTCATCAACGGCACCACCATCTCGCCCACGGTGGGCTCGAACGGCGGACCGCTCGGCTACTCCGGCCGCTTCGGCGGCACCGCCGCCCAGTGCGCCAACGGCACCCAGCCGGTCACCACCCCGGGCGTCACCAACGGCTACGTCGGCATCGGCTTCGACGAGTTCGGCAACTTCTCGGCCTGCGAGTCGGGCTACGCGGCCCCGGGCCTGACCACCCACTCGGTGGTCATCCGCGGCTCCGGCTCGCTCAGCACCTCGCGCGCCTTCCGCTACCTGACCGGCCAGGCCGTCAACGTGGCCCCGTACAACACCACCATCGACAACGTCCAGCGCGCCGCGCCGCGCAAGGTGCGCATCTCCATCGTCAACCAGCGCATCACCACGGCCATGGACTTCGGCGCTGGCTTCCAGACGATCATCAACGCCTACAACCTGGCCGCCGCCGCCAACCAGGCCGCCCTGCCCGCCACCTTCAAGATGGGCTTCTCCGGCTCCACCGGCGGCTCCACCAACGTGCACGAGATCCGGAACGTGCGGGTCGAGCTGCCCGCCAACATCACGCTGGGCCAGTCGGTCACGCCCACCACCGTGAGCGTGGGCGGCACCATCACCTTCACCATCACCATCTCGAACGACAACACCAACGCGGCGCTCGGCTCCACCCTCACCGACGCCTTCCCGGCCGGGCTCACCGGCATCACCTGGACCGCGGCCACCGCCGGCGGGGCCACGGTGGGCAACGCCAGCGGCACGGGCAACCTGGCCGAGACCGTCAACCTGCCCAAGGGCGGGTCGGTCACCTACACCGTCACCGCCACCGTGGCCGCCGCGGGCGCGGGCCAGGCCCTGGTCAACACCGTCACCCTGACGCCCGCCCCCGGCGTGGCCAACCTGCTCACCAACACCGCGGCCACCACCATCACGGTGAACAAGATGGGCTCGTCCACGGCGCTCGCCTCCAGCGCCAACCCGTCGGTCTTCGGCCAGCCGGTGACCCTCACCGCCACGGTGACCGCCGTGGCGCCGGGCAGCGGCACGCCCACCGGCACCGTCACCTTCCTGGACGGCGCCACCACCCTCGGCACCTGTACTCTGGCCGGCGGGTCCTGCACGCTGGCCTCCTCGGCCCTGGTCGTGGCCACCCACCCCATCACCGCGGGCTACGGCGGCAGCGCGGCCTTCAACGCCAGCACCTCGCCGGCCCTCTCCCAGGTGGTGAACCGCGCCGCCGCCGGCACCGTGGTCAGCTCCAGCCAGAACCCGTCGGTCTTCGGCCAGCCGGTCACCTTCACCGCCACCGCGACCGCCACCGCCCCGGGCGCCGGCACGCCGACCGGCACCGTCACCTTCCTCGACGGCGCCACCACCCTCGGCACCTGCACCCTCGCCGCCGGCACCTGCACCCTCGCCACCTCCGGCCTCTCGGTGGCCACCCACGCCATCACCATCAGCCTGCCTGCCAGCGCGAGCTTCGCCGCCAGCACCTCGCCGGCCCTCTCCCAGGTGGTGAACCGCGCCGCCGTCGCCACCGTGGTCACCTCCAGCCAGAACCCGTCGGTCTTCGGCCAGCCGGTCACCTTCACCGCCACCGCGACCGCCACCGCCCCGGGCGCCGGCACGCCTTCCGGCACCGTCACCTTCCTGGACGGCGCCACCGTGCTCGGCACCTGCACCCTCACCGCCGGCACCTGCACCTTCGCCACCTCGGCGCTGGCCGTGGCCACGCACGCCATCACCATCAGCCTGCCCGCCAGCACGAGCTTCGCCGCCAGCACCTCGCCGGCCCTCTCCCAGGTGGTGAACCGCGCCGCCGCCGCCACCGCGGTCACCTCCAACCAGAACCCGTCGGTCTTCGGCCAGCCGGTCACCTTCACCGTCACCGCGACCGCCACCGCCCCCGGCGCCGGCACGCCTTCCGGCACCGTCACCTTCCTCGACGGCGCCACCACCCTCGGCACCTGCACCCTCGCCGCCGGCACCTGCACCCTCGCCACCTCCGGCCTCTCGGTGGCCACCCACGCCATCACCATCAGCCTCCCCGCCAGCGCCAGCTTCGCCGCCAGCACCTCGCCGGCCCTCTCCCAGGTGGTGAACCGCGCCGCCGTCGGCGCCGCGGTCACCTCCAGCCAGAACCCGTCGGTCTTCGGCCAGCCGGTCACCTTCACCGCCACCGCGACCGCCACCGCCCCGGGCGCCGGCACCCCGACCGGCACCGTCACCTTCCTCGACGGCGCCACCACCCTCGGCACCTGCACCCTCGCCGCCGGCACCTGCACCCTCGCCACCTCCGCCCTCTCGGTGGCCACCCACGCCATCACCATCAGCCTCCCCGCCAGCGCGAGCTTCGCCGCCAGCACCTCGCCGACCCTCTCCCAGGTGGTGAACCGCGCCGCCAGCGCCGCCGCCGTCGCGGTGAACCCGTCGCCGGCCCTGGTCGGCGAGGCCGTCACCCTCACCGCCACCCTGGCCGCCGTGGCCCCCGGCGCCGGCACGCCCACCGGCACCGTCACCTTCCTCGACGGCGCCACCGTGCTCGGCACCTGCACCCTCGTCGCCGGGACCTGCACCCTCGACCTCGCCACCCTCGGCGTGGGCGCGCACGCCATCACGGCCTCCTACGCCGGTGACCCGGGCTTCCTCGGCGCCACCTCGGCGCCCGGCCTGCTCGACGTCTCCCCGGCCTCCACCAGCACCGCGCTGGCCTCCTCGCTGGCCACCACCACGTTCGGCGATCCGCTCACCCTCACCGCCACCGTCGCCGTGGCCGCCCCGGGCGCCGGCACGCCGTCCGGCACCGTCCGCTTCTTCTCCGACGGCGTCCCGCTCGGCGACGCGGTGCTCGGCCCGACCGGCCAGGCCGCCCTGCCCGTGGCCGGCACCACCCTCGCCGCCGGGGTCCACGAGCTCACCGCCAGCTACCTCGGCGACCCGAGCTTCCTCGGCTCCGGCTCAGGGCCGCTGTCCCACCTGGTGGTCCGCGCCGCCGCCACCGTCGCCGTGGTCTCCAGCGCCAACCCGGCCGTCACCGGCCAGCCGGTCACCTTCACGGTCTCCGTGGCCGTGCCCCCCGGCAACCCCGCCGCCACCGGCACCGTCACCTTCACCGACGGCGCCACCGTCCTCGGCACCTGCACCCTCGCCGCCGGCACCTGCACCTTCACGCTCGCCACCCTGCCGGTCGGTGGCCACGGCGTGGTCGCCACCTTCGGCGGCGACGCCGGCAACGAGCCGGCCTCCTCGACCTCGCTCCCCCAGCAGGTCGACCGCGCCGCCACCAGCACCGTCGTCGCCTCCGGCCAGAACCCGTCGGTCTTCGGCCAGCCGGTCACCTTCACCGCCACCGCCTCGGCGGTGGCCCCGGGCGCCGGCACGCCCACCGGCACCGTCACCTTCCTCGACGGCGCCGCGGTGCTCGGCACCTGCACCCTCTCCGGCGGCACCTGCACCCTGGCCACCTCGGCCCTGGCGGTGGCCACGCACGCCATCACCGCCAGCCTCCCGGCCAGCCCGAGCTTCGCCGCCAGCACCTCCGCGTCCCTGTCCCAGGTGGTGGATCGCGCCGCCACCGGCACCGTCGTCGCCGCCAGCCCGAACCCCTCGGTCTTCGGCCAGTCCGTCACCTTCACCGCCACCGTCTCGGCGGTGGCCCCCGGCGCCGGCACGCCCACCGGCACCGTCACCTTCCTCGACGGCGCCAGCGTGCTCGGCACCTGCGCCCTCTCCGCCGGCACCTGCACCTTCGCCACCTCGGCCCTGGCGGTGGCCACCCACGCCGTCACCGCCAGCCTGCCCGCCAGCGCGAGCTTCGCCGCCAGCACCTCGCCGGCCCTCTCCCAGGTGGTGAACCGCGCCGCCACCGCCACGGTCGTCGCCTCCAGCGCCAGCCCGTCGGTCCTCGGGCAGCCGGTCACCTTCACCGCCACCGTCTCGGCGGTGGCACCCGGCGCCGGCACGCCCACCGGCACCGTCACCCTCCTCGACGGCGCCACCACGCTCGGCACCTGCACGCTCTCCGCCGGCACCTGCTCGCTCTCCACGGCGGCCCTGGCGGTGGCCACGCACGCCATCACCGCCAGCGTCCCGGCCAGCGCCAGCTTCGCCGCCAGCACCTCGCCGGCCCTCTCCCAGGTGGTCGGCCCCACCGCCACCAGCGCCGTCGTCACCGCCGCCCCCAACCCGTCGGTCCTCGGCCAGCCGGTCACCTTCACCGCCACCGTCTCGGCGGTGGCCCCGGGCACCGGCACGCCCACCGGCACCGTCACCTTCCTGGACGGCGCCACCGTGCTCGGCACCTGCACCCTCTCCGCCGGCACCTGCACCTTCTCCACCTCGGCCCTGGCCGTGGCCACGCACGCCATCACCGTGAGCGTGCCCGCCAGCCCGGGCTTCGCCGCCAGCACCTCGCCGGCCCTCTCCCAGGTGGTGAACCGCGCCGCCACCTCCACCGTCGTCGCCGCCAGCCCGAACCCGTCGGTCTTCGGCCAGCCGGTCACCTTCACCGCCACCGCCGCCTCGGTCGCGCCCGGCGCCGGGACGCCCACCGGCACCGTCACCTTCCTCGACGGCGCCAGCGTGCTCGGCACCTGCACCCTCTCCGCCGGCGCCTGCAGCCTCACCACCTCGGCCCTGGCCGTGGCCACCCACGCCATCACCGCCAGCCTGCCCGCCAGCGCCGACTTCGCCGCCAGCACCTCACCGGCCCTCTCCCAGGTGGTGAACCGCGCCTCCGCAGCCACCGTGGTCACCGCCAGCCCCAACCCCTCGGTCCTCGGCCAGCCGGTCACCTTCACCGCCACCGCCTCGGCGGTGGCCCCCGGCGCCGGCACGCCCACCGGCACCGTCACCTTCCTCGACGGCGCCGCCGTCCTCGGCACCTGCACCCTCTCCGCCGGCACCTGCACCTTCGCCACCTCGGCCCTGGCCGTGGCCACGCACGCCATCACCGTGAGCGTGCCCGCCAGCGCCAGCTTCGCCGCCAGCACCTCGCCGGCCCTCTCGCAGGTGGTGAACCGCGCCGCCACCTCCACGGTCGTCGCCTCCAGCGCCAACCCGTCGGTCTTCGGCGAGCCGGTCACCTTCACCGCCACCGTCTCGCTGGTGGCCCCCGGCGCCGGCACGCCCACCGGCACCGTCACCTTCCTGGACGGCGCCACCGTCCTCGGCACCTGCACGCTCTCCGCCGGCGCCTGCTCGCTCTCCACCTCGGCCCTCGCCGTGGCCACCCACGCCATCACCGCCAGCGTGCCGGCCAGCGCGAGCTTCGCCGCCAGCACCTCGCCGGCCCTCTCCCAGGTGGTGAACCGCGCCGCCGCCAGCACCGTGGTCACCGCCAGCCCCAGCCCGTCGGTCCTCGGCCAGCCGGTCACCTTCACCGCCACCGTCTCGGCGGTGGCACCGGGCACTGGCACGCCCACGGGCACGGTCACCTTCCTGGATGGCGCCACCGTCCTCGGCACCTGCACCCTCTCCGCCGGCGCCTGCACCTTCGCCACCTCGGCCCTGGCGGTGGCGACGCACGCCATCACCGCCAGCGTCCCCGCCAGCGCGAGCTTCGCGGCCAGCACCTCGCCGGCCTTCTCCCAGGTGGTCGACCGCGCCGCCACCAGCACGGTCGTCGCCTCCAGCCAGAACCCGACGGTCTTCGGCCAGGCCGTCACCTTCACCGCCACCGTCTCGGCGGTGGCCCCAGGCGCCGGCACCCCCACCGGCACGGTCACCTTCCTCGACGGCGCCGCCACGCTCGGCACCTGCACCCTCTCGGCCGGCGCCTGCACCTTCTCCACCTCGGCCCTCGCCGTGGCGACCCACGCCATCACCGCCAGCCTGCCCGCCAGCGCGGACTTCGCCGCCAGCGCCTCGCCGACCCTCTCCCAGGTGGTGAACCGCGCCGCCACCCAGGTCGCGCTCGCCTCCGCCACCAACCCGACGGTCTTCGGCCAGCCGGCCACCTTCACCGCCACCGTCTCGGCGGTGGCCCCCGGCGCCGGCACGCCCACCGGCACCGTCACCTTCCTCGAGGGCGCCGCCGTCCTCGGCACCTGCACCCTCTCGGCCGGCGCCTGCTCGCTCTCCACCGCGGCGCTGCCGGTCGGCACCCACGCCCTCACCGCCAGCCTGGCCGCTGGGCCGGAGTTCGCCGCCTCCACCTCGCCCACGCACGCCCAGGTGGTGGACCCGGCGGCCACCGCGGTGGCCCTCGCCACCAGCGTCAGCCCGTCGGTGACCGGCGAGCCGGTCACCTTCACCGCCACCGTGGCGGCGCTGGCCCCCGGCGCCGGCACCCCCACCGGCACCGTCACCTTCCTCGACGGCGCCGCCGTCCTCGGCTCCTGCACCCTCTCCGCCGGCGCCTGCACCTTCTCCACCGCGGCGCTGCCGGTCGGCACCCACGCCATCACCGCCACCGTCGCCGCCAGCGCGAGCTTCGCCGCCAGCACCTCGCCGGCCCTCTCCCAGGTGGTCAGCCCCGCCGCCACCAGCACCACGCTGGTCTCCTCCCTGCCCTCCTCCACCTTCGGCGACCCGCTCACCCTCACCGCCACCGTCGCCGTGACCGCCCCGGGCGCCGGCGCTCCCTCCGGCACCGTCCGCTTCTTCGCCGACGGCGCCCCGCTCGGCGACGCCACCCTCGACCCGGCCGGCCTGGCCGCCCTGCCCCTCTCCGGCACCGCCCTCGCCGTCGGCCTCCACGAGCTCACCGCCAGCTACCTCGGCGACCCGAGCTTCCTGGCCTCCGCCTCCGGCCCCGTCGCCCAGCAGGTGGTCCGCGCCGCCGCCGCCCTGACCCTCACCTCCGACGCCAACCCGGCCCTCACCGGCCAGCCGGTCACCTTCACCGTCTCCGTCGCCGTGCCTCCCGGCAACCCCGACGCCTCCGGCACCATCACCTTCACCGACGGCGCCACCGTCCTCGGCACCTGCACCCTCTCCGCCGGCGCCTGCACCCTCACCCTCGCCACCCTCCCCGTCGGCCCCCACCAGATCGTCGCCACCTTCGAGGGCGACCCCAGCAACGAGCCCGGCGCCTCCGCCCCGCTCGCCCAGCTGGTCGACCCCGCCGCCACCACCACCTCCCTGGTCGCCAGCCTCTCCCCCTCCCTCTTCGGCCAGCCCGTCTCCTTCACCGCCACCGTCGCCCCCGTCGCCCCGGGCGCCGGCACCCCCACCGGCACCGTCACCTTCTCCGAGGGCCCCACCTCCCTCGGCTCCTGCTCCCTCGCCGCCGGCGCCTGCTCCCTCGTCCTCGCCGACCTCCCCGTCGGCTCCCACGACCTCGTCGCCACCTTCGGCGGCGACCCCTCCTTCGCCCTCAGCCTCTCGCCCGCCCTCACCCAGGTGGTCGACCTGGCCGCCGCGGCCGTCATCCTGGCCTCGGCCCCCAGCCCCTCGGTGACCGGTCAGCCGGTGACCATCACCATCACCGTGGCCGCGGTGGCCCCGAGCTCGCTCGTTCCGGGCGGCGCCGTGACGCTGCTCGAGGGCGCCGTGGTGCTCGGCACCGCCACGCTCGACGCCGCCGGGCAGGCCGAGGTGGCCGGCGCGGTGCTGGCGACGGGCGTCCACCAGCTGACCGCCGAGTACGCCGGCGACGCCGGCTTCGGCTCGGCCACCTCCGCGCCGCTCACCCACCAGGTGGACCGCGCCCCCACCACCCTGGCGCTCACCGCCACCACCGGCCCCACCCTGGCCGGCGAGCCGGTGCACCTGGTGGCCGCTCTCTCGGTGCCCGCCCCGGGCGCCGGCGCGCCCACCGGCACCGTCACCTTCCTCGACGGCGGCGTGGCCGTCGGCTCCGGCCTGGTGGACGCGGCCGGCCTGGCCAGCGTCGACGCGGCGCTGCCGGCCGGCGCCCGGCACCTCACCGCCAGCTACCAGGGCGACGCCGGCTTCCTGCCCTCGACCTCGCCCGAGCTGGTCCGCGAGGTCGGCGCCGGGGCCTCCAGCACCACGCTCTCGGCCTCCCCGGCCCCCTCCACCTACGGGCAGCCGGTGACGCTCACCGCCACGGTCGCGCCCCTGCCGCCGGCCGGCGGCACCCCCACCGGCGCGGTGACCTTCACGGTGGACGCCCAGGTCGTCGGCAGCGCGCCGCTGGCCGGCGGCGTGGCCACCCTGGTGCTCCCCGGCGGCGCCCTGGCCGGCGGGGCCCACGCGGCCACCGCCGCGTTCGGCGGCGACGCCGCCCTGACCGCCTCCACCTCCGCCCCGCTGGCCCTGCTGGTCGGGCCGGCGCCGGTCGAGCTGGCCCTGGCCGCCCTCCCCGCCGCCCCGGTGGCCGGGCAGCCGGTCACCCTCACCGCCACCGCCACCTCCGCCGCGGGCGTGCCCGCCGGGCTGGTCACCTTCACCGCGGCCGGCGTGGTGCTCGGCGCCGCGCCGCTCGACGGCGGCGGCGTCGCCACCCTGGCCATCGGCCCGCTGGCGGTGGGCCCGCACCCGCTGGACGCCGCGCTGGCCGGCTCGGCCACCTGGCAGCCGGCCGCGGCCGCCACCGTGGTCACGGTGGCCCGCGCCGCCTCGGCGCTGGCCCTCTCCGCCGCCCCGGCCCCCTCCGCCGCCGGCCAGGAGGTGGTCCTCACGGCCGTCGTCACGGTGCCGGCGCCCGGCGCCGGGACCCCGGCCGGCGAGGTGACCTTCACCGACGGCGGCGCCCTGCTCGGCACCGCCGCGCTCGACGCCACCGGCCACGCCAGCCTGGCCACCTCTGCCCTGGCGGTCGGCTCGCACGCCCTGGCCGCCAGCTGGCCCGGCGACGCCGCGCTCCTCGGCGCCGGCGGCGCCGCCAGCCACCAGGTGGTGGAGGACGACACCACCGTGGTGGTCACCAGCAGCCGCAACCCCTCCCGCCGCGGCCGGCCCGTCACCTTCACCGCGCAGGTCAGCGCCGCCCACGGCCTGCCCGCCGGCGCCGTCACCTTCACCGGCGACCTGGGCGCCGGGCCGGTGGTGCTCGGCACCGCCACCCTCGACGCCGCGGGCCGCGCCACCCTCACCACCCGCACCCTGGTGAAGGGGAGCTGGACCGTGACCGCCGGCTACGCCGGCGACGGCACCTCGGCGCCCGGCACCGGCACCCTGGCTCCCGACCAGCTGGTGGAGAACACCCCGCCGGTGGCCGGCGCCGGCACCGCGCTGGCGCTGGGCGGGCCGGCCGCCTCGGCGGCGCTGGCCACCGTCGACACCAGCGGCGGGGCGCTCGACCTCGAGCAGGGCACGCTGGAGCTCTGGGCGCGGGCCGGCTGGTCGGCGCCGGGCGAGGTGGGCCCGGCCCCCGAGCTGGCCAGGCTGGGCGATGCCGCCGCCCCGCGCTGGCGCCTCGGCCTGTCGCCGGATCGGCGCACCGTCGAGGTGACGCTGGGCGGCTCGAGCGCCAGCCTCGCCGCGCCCCTCGACGACGGCGCCTGGCACCACCTGGCGCTGGTGGGCGGCGCCGAGCGCACCGTGCTCTTCCTGGACGGCGCCGAGGCGGGCTCGCTGCCGCTGCCCTTCGGCGGCGCGGCGGCCGAGTCCCTGACGCTCGGCCAGGGCTTCACCGGCGAGCTGGACGAGGTGCGGATCTGGTCCGTCACCCGCAGCGCGGCCGAGCTGGCCGCCGCCGCCCGGCGGCCGCTCGGGGGCGACGAGCCCGGGCTGGCCGGCCTGTGGCGCCTGGACGAGGGGAGCGGCCTCGAGCTGTTCGACGCCTCGCCCTCCGCCCTGGACGGCGCCATCGCGCTGGTCGAGCCGGGCGCCACGGCGCCGGCGCCCTTCGCCCCCTCGCAGGCCTGGCGCCTCCGCCAGGCCGTCTCCGGCCACCCCATGGCGCCGGCCGACGCCGGCTACGACGCCGACGGCGACCCGCTGACGCTCTCCATCGACGCCCCCGCCTCCTCGGGCGCCGCCAGCCTCGACGAGGCGGCCCTGCAGGTGGGCTACACCAGCGCGCCGGGCTTCGCGGGGGAGGACTCCTTCTCCTTCGCGCTCGACGACGGCGACGCCGCCGCCAGCTACGTCCTGGTGGTGGCGGTGCAGGCCCCGCCGGTGTGCCAGACCTCCACGGACTGCACCGGCGGCGACGTCTGCGTGCAGGGCACCTGCCTGCCGGAGCACTTCATCGACGTCCGCTCCGGCGGCTGCGGCTGCGGCAGCGGGGGTGGAGAGGCCCTGGCCCTCTGGTCGGCCCTGGCGCTCCTCCTGGTGGGACGGCGAACCCGCCGCGCCGCGGCCGGGAGGGCGCCGTGA